The genomic window TGTTGTAAAGGTGTTCCGGGTTGGCCGGATCGAAGCCACCGCCAAACCCGGGTTGAAACTGCGATCCAGTTAGCCAGGTTGAAGTAATCATGAATAGGGCTGAAGGCTGGAGCTGACCATGGCGACGGGTTGCCAATCGGAGCAAGTTTTGTGGGTGAATGCTTTCTTGAAGAGCTTGTTTGCAATAGACAAGCAGTTTTGGGTCTAAAATCGACCACCGCGCGGGGAAAAGGTGTCGGACTGTCGCCGCTTATATATTCACGTGGTTGAACTGGAGGCAGGAGATGGTAAGTTAAAGTCGAAGCTTGAAGTCGGTGCTCGAGGCGTCAATGTGGGGTGACGTGGAACATGACATGCAACGTGAACGCCAAAGGCAGCTCTACGAATGACGCAAAGGTCCTCTGTGGCGCGCAACAGGGGGCATCTGGAGGTGTGGCTCAAGCTTAGCACCACGATGCAACAAGGGTTGCGCTAGCGTTGaacttgaccttgtccagatgtcaaaTTCAGTTGACATTTATTTTCCATCCATCGGGCCCGGGCCCCAACTGCATAGATTCAAGTCGCCATCACGCATCTTTAGAATCACCTTTGAGCGTGGAGGCATCGACTCTCGATTGGTTCATTCTTTCCATTGCTACACAAAGCCATTTTCGATCCCTTGCTTCACCATGTCCTCGCGGCAttcggcggcgcggccaaaTCGAGCGGGCGAGGACTTTGCTCGCACCCACCACGGTGAAGCAGGCGGCGACAGTGGCAACGCCAAATTTGACGTCCGAAACCCGTCCATACTGGCCCCGGACTCAAGAGAGGAAGATGCCATCCTGGATGCAGACGTCATCGGCAGCAGGCACTCCACAAAGCGCGGTGCCGTAAACCTAGACGGCTACGATAGCGACTCGGATAACGAAACATTCAACACCAGGGCTGCAAGCcgcaagaagggcaaagTCGATATCAATGAGCAGCTTGACAACTACGATGCCGCAGgttctgcagcagcagcctcggggggcaatgtcaatggtgcggacgaggacgaggacgaccaggacatgtttgccatgggcggcgaggcggacgcacccaaggaggaggaggaggaggaagatgccgaTTTTGACAAGTctggaaagaagaagaaggatgtCCGGTTTCTTGATGCCGCGCAGATCATGGGCCAGGAACACGGCAGCAAGAGTGGTGGCCACGTGAGGCTCGATGACCAAGacagcgaggacgacgaggcggaAGCACAGCTGGCAGCCCTAGAAGAGGGCGTAGATGAGGAAGTCGGTGCCGGCGGTCTGAAGCGTAATGCGCCAAAGGTCGAGGCCTTCAACTTGCAAgcggagatggaagaaggCCAGTTTGACCAGTCTGGCAACTACGTGCGCAAAGCAGCCGACCCCGACGCCGTACACGACAACTGGTTAGACGGCGTGAGCAAGAAGGACATGAAAAAGGCAGCTGCCGCGCATGAGAAACGCGAAGCAGAAGCGCGACAGCAGCGCCGCGAAGAAGCCGACGTCCTCGTCTCAGACATGCTCAAGACCCTGATCCTGCAGTTGGAACCGTCAGAGTCGCCCCTCGAGGCCCTGGCTCGGCTGGGCAGAGGCCAGACCAAAACCAAGAAGATACCCAAATGGAAACTCAAGAAGATGAACAAGGGCGCAGAAGACATGGAGGTGGACAAGGaggtggacaaggaggacTCTGCCCAAGACGCGGAGCAGACGCGGATCAAGGAAtccatcaatgccatcactGACGCGGCTGACAAATTGCTCAGCCGTGACTACGAAGAGGTTTACGACCAGGACCGCGAGCTGCTCATTCGGGCATACCGGCGCGAGACCGGGGAAGATTGGGTCGAACCGGCGTCACGGCATCAAGATGTCGAGCACGAGGCGACTGCCACTGCTGAGCCGCCAACCCAACAATGGGAATTCCGCTGGACAGATGGCCGCGATGGCGGAGCGAAGCAAGGCCCGTTTGACAAGGCGACCATGAAGGCGTGGCAGGATGCCGGATATTTCGCACAGGGCATCGAATTCCGGAGCGCTGGCAGCGGTGATGACGGTTGGACAGCGACGGCCACCTTTGCGTCCTGATTATTCCATGCGCGCCGAAGCGTGCGTCATCCGCCATTTGCTGGCGTCTCAAAGCGCAGGATTTTGCTGATGCTCGAATGAGGCATGAGCCAATTTTGGGACTGTCTACACCACAATAGAATGGACGAACTGGCGATTGTCTCGCAAATTATCTGCCGTGTAGGAGGGAAATATTAAACATGGCACACTGGTGGAGACGGTTTCATGGATGGCAAGACTAAGCATTGGGCCCAGACACGGGGGTTGACACACGGGCAGGTTGCCCCGGTCCAGGTGGAAGTTTACGATTGAAAACTTCCGAAGAGCTTGTATTCCCTGTGGGCAAAGTTCGGGACGACGAGAACTGTTCCTGGTGTTCCCGACGACGTCCCCGGGCGGACGCGGCTGCAAAGGCCAGAGCCGCCCGCAGCCGTGAAGCTCCGGGAAAGATGGGCAAAACGGGCGAATGGATGGCCAATGCAGATGAACCATTTCCCGCCATGCATCCGAGCCGCCCACGCGACCAGAGGGGCCCCGGAATTAATTAGATTGAGGCCATCGTGAAGGCATTCCGCTGCTGAGAGTGTGACAGAGCTGGCGTCGGTACATTTTGGACATGTCTGGACCGTCTGATTTTTTTCGTCTCCTCACACACCTGATCCTGCGTGAGTCAGCAGCAAGTCGTCACCGCGACCGGAGACACGTTTTGAGTGATTTATCATGGCTATTACTCGCGGTCTTGCTGCCAGCAGGCATATCTACAACACGATAAGGCCAGCAGGGCCTACCACGGGGGTACATGGACGCCAGGCTGCGACAACCATGGAACAGCGGGTACCCCTcatgtccttttttttttctctctcaaGGTGGTGCTCATGTGCTCGTCGGTGTGGTTGAGAGAGCGTTTCTATTAACGAATTGTGTCCCCGCCGGATCCGTAAAAAGACGCATCGGCTGGGTGGAGCAAGGCGAGGCCCGTCAAAGCATCATCAATGGCTGAGCTCATTCGATTCCTCATCAAATTACATGGCGCAGGGAAGCATCGCTGGCGAATTTTGCCTTTGCGGTGGTGCATGCAAGTGGCGGCTGGCTGGGATATTGGATGGCGACTTGCACGACCACGGCGAGGATGGACATGAAGCCCGCGGCGTCTGGcatggcaaggcaaggcaatTGAAATATCGTCTCGTTGAATAGCGTGAATAGTAGTACCGCTCGTGTATCAGAACCCGGCTCCGTCTCACGGTGCAAGTGTGAATGATGCATGCACCCGCTTGGCCAGGTTTGCGTGCGCCAGTTGTTGGCCTCTGACGTCTGCTGGCCTCAACAGTCCCGACGCCGTGGCCAGCCAAGACGCAGCCAGTTGCGCGCCCAGCAACACACCAGACAGACACCCCAAGCACCGTCGACCAGACCCAAGCTCCCAAGCTCCAGGGACATGGACTGACCACTATTTTGTCCCGCCTTCCCTCCGTCCCCTCCGactccatcttcttccctcttcctcttcctttttcttcctctcttcCCGCTCTCCATACAACTTCACCATTCTTCCCACCAGGCACTTTGTCCGGTATGTATCCCGTCCTGCATTGGCTGAGCAGAGCTTGACCACAGCTCGACACCAGCTCTGTCTCTAGCTTCCTAGACTCCCGTACTGACGTCCAAGCTCCAGCTCTCTCCATATACACACACGCAAAATGGCTCCCGTCAAGGTTGGCATCAACGGTTTCGGCCGTATTGGCCGCATCGTCTTCCGCAACGCCGTCGAGCACCCCGAAATCGAGGTCGTGGCCGTCAACGACCCCTTCATCGACACTGAATACGCCGTGAGTTGTCCCCTTTGCCCTCTTTTTCTGCCGTCGTGTCCGAGTGGGCTGTTTGGCttgcccctccccctccttcCCTTGGGTAGTGGCCCATTCACTGCCCCTCACTTGACTCTGCAGGTCCATGCCACCACAACAATTCCAGCTGGAGCCCCACGCCAGCTTTACTCTTGCGAATGCCGCCTTGCTGACTGGAACCCGTTTGCCATGACCAGGCCTACATGCTCAAGTATGACTCGTCCCACGGCATCTTCAAGGGCGACATCAAGAAGGAggccgacggcctcgtcgtcaacgGCAAGAAGGTCAAGTTCTTCACTGAGCGCGATCCCTCTGCCATCCCCTGGAAGTCCGCTGGCGCCGAGTACATCGTCGAGTCCACCGGtgtcttcaccaccaccgacaaggccaaggcccatCTGGCCGGAGGCGCCAAGAAGGTCGTCATCTCTGCTCCCTCTGCCGATGCCCCCATGTACGTCATGGGCGTCAACGAGAAGACGTACGACGGCAAGGCCGATGTCATCTCCAACGCTTCCTGCACCACCAACTGCCTGGCTCCCCTTGCCAAGGTCATCCACGACAAGTTCACCATTGTCGAGGGTCTCATGACCACCGTCCACTCCTACACCGCCACCCAGAAGACCGTCGACGGCCCCTCTGGCAAGGACTGGCgtggtggccgtggtgctgcCCAGAACATCATTCCCAGCAGCACCGGTGCCGCCAAGGCTGTCGGCAAGGTCATCCCCGACCTCAACGGCAAGCTCACTGGCATGTCCATGCGTGTTCCCACCGCCAACGTCTCCGTTGTCGACTTGACTGTCCGCATTGAGAAGGGTGCTTCCTACGACGAGATCAAggaggccatcaaggaggCTGCCAACGGCCCCCTCAAGGGCATTCTCGCCTACACCGAGGACGATATTGTCTCCTCCGACATGAACGGCAACACCAACTCCTCCATCTTTGAcgccaaggccggcatcTCCCTCAACAAGAACTTTGCCAAGCTGGTCTCCTGGTACGACAACGAGTGGGGCTACTCCCGCCGTGTCCTCGATCTCCTTGCCTACATTGCCAAGGTTGACGCTGGCAAGTAAATTTTGCCTTTGATTGCTACGACAGGAACCGACTGCTCAATATCCTGCATCGGGAATGTGGCTTTGGCAACTCCATGGTACTTTTGGCTGCGGTCCCCGAGAATGGCCTCaagggatttttttttaaagaaaatAAGAGAGTAACCGAATGAAATCAAAATCGAGTTTAAACTGGCAGCTGGGGACTTAAAATTGTTTGTAATGAAAATGAACAAAATATTCCCTGGACATGGTCCGGTGGAGGCAGGGGTATATATACAGCTACTTGAGAATAGATTGCCTGTTTCTGTCCATTGTATGTCTGAGCTTGTAGTGGTGGGCGTAATGTCCGTGGTGCCGGAGTTTGTCTTCCATTACGTGTAAAAATAACACGTTTGTATCCTTTACTCCAGGCATTGTCAGTTGCCCGTCATTGTACACTGTCTATTCGCAGTACTGCTCTGATTACGTCAGTAATGTAGTTCAGGAGTTGCACATTGGCCCCGGTGCTGATTTCATCAATTTCCATTCATCTACTGCTACTTTGCACGGTGCCAGACCCAAGCCATGATCCACGCCCATCACCACCTCCTTGCCAAACACATCGCATCTGGAAATCAAAAAAGCAAATGACGCTCTCCCTCTGGAGACGGCGGGCGAAAACGTATGAAACGGAGGGGATATCATGGTACAGGAATGAAGAAAATAAGGGAAGAGGTGGAGAAGgataaagaaaaaaaaaatacaccGAGGGGCGGGCGGGGGATGTCCTAGATGGCAGAGCTAGACTTGATACCGTGTGTTGTGCTGGGGGGATGAAGAGAAAGATGTGTTCAACTAAAACGCCGTGGATGCACAGCCCGTCCCGGGCTTTTTGTCCTGTTCCCGCTCTCAAAAACGTCCTGACGCCTCGTGTTTTTTTCAGTGTTGCTAGCGGGATTCCGCCTGGCCCTGTTTCTCTCATAATACATGGACGGCTGGTGGGTTGTGCCGCTTGACGCACCAGCCGTCGGGGTTTTTTTGGGTGCATACAACCACTGTCGCCGGTTTCATCGGCGGCCGGGACCCGGTGGCGCGGTCCAAAGATCCTTGAGTGACTGGGTGGGAGCCCAGTCGatcttctcctcggcgcACCATAGTCGCAGCACGCGCAGTGACGCATCGGCAACGTCGTCGAGCGTGGACCACGGATGCACGTCGATGCGAAGGCGCGGGTTCTGGATGGTGGAGGAGACTTCGTGAACGCGCGGCCATATCTTATTCTTTTCGCGCAACCTCCCgacaatctccttggcgAGTGCATCATTGAGGCTGTCAAAACGGATGTAGCACCTGATCAACTCGTCCAGCGACATGGCGTGCAGCATGAGGACCATGGCATACAGCGGTTGGCTGTTGCTGACGTCGCAGCGGCGCATTTCGTTCTTGAGGAACTCAATCATGGGAAGCATGCTCAGCCATGCGCGGTGATCTCCAATCTTGTGGTCCATGCCGCGCCAAATGTCTGCTCCGTAAAacgccatcatgaagacAATGATGCTCTCGAGGCTCAGGACAAAGccagacttgaccttggcctcTCCAGGTTTGCCCCTCATGCTCCCCGTGTCGCCGCGGAACCTCTTCAGCGTTTGGTCTGCTTCGTGTTTTAACTTTTTTCCCACTTCCTTCAGCCGCTCCACCTTGTCGCTCATAGCCTTGGCCTCTGCGCTTGTTGCCTTGGGAGCAGCGTCGCTGCCGTTGGGACGACGGTCTGCAGgcgcggccgccgacgccgagggAGTCGAGTTGACTGCTTCCGTTGGCGTTTGCGCTACAGAGTTGGTCGAGCTCACTCGTGACATGGCAGCAGGCTTCTTGGATGGTGTTGCTGGCGTGGCGAGCTTCGGATGTGTCGATACGTCCGACGACCGAGGCCGCTTCATGGCAACTCCATCAGAAGCACCAGTCACGGCCCCAATAGGTCTCTTCCTTGCTGGAACATGTTGCCCTGCTTCCTCGCTACCGGCGCGAGTCCGCTCATTCTCACGTTCTGACTGGCTTTGAGAATCTTTGCGACGTGCTGGTGCGCGACCAACAATATCAGCAAAGCTTGCTCGCAGTGCCTTGGGCACATTGAGAGAGACAATCAGCCTCCTGCGGTGGCCCAGTTTATTCTTCGGCTTGCGATCGTTATCGCCATCCCTTTTTATCCCGAGGGCGTCCCTGCCGTCTCTGCATCTCTCATCTGACGAGTCCGATGCAGCCTTTTTTCGTCGTTTCAACTCTGCTTCTATGGCTGGCGGTAAAGTGGGTGATAATAATGGAGG from Metarhizium brunneum chromosome 2, complete sequence includes these protein-coding regions:
- the GPD-1 gene encoding Glyceraldehyde-3-phosphate dehydrogenase — its product is MAPVKVGINGFGRIGRIVFRNAVEHPEIEVVAVNDPFIDTEYAAYMLKYDSSHGIFKGDIKKEADGLVVNGKKVKFFTERDPSAIPWKSAGAEYIVESTGVFTTTDKAKAHLAGGAKKVVISAPSADAPMYVMGVNEKTYDGKADVISNASCTTNCLAPLAKVIHDKFTIVEGLMTTVHSYTATQKTVDGPSGKDWRGGRGAAQNIIPSSTGAAKAVGKVIPDLNGKLTGMSMRVPTANVSVVDLTVRIEKGASYDEIKEAIKEAANGPLKGILAYTEDDIVSSDMNGNTNSSIFDAKAGISLNKNFAKLVSWYDNEWGYSRRVLDLLAYIAKVDAGK